From a single Nymphaea colorata isolate Beijing-Zhang1983 chromosome 4, ASM883128v2, whole genome shotgun sequence genomic region:
- the LOC116253106 gene encoding glutamate receptor 2.7-like, translating to MSSSKYMALLLPPFLLLLALQNCPLSHAANKSAVPVNVGLILDFESQVGKISHTCIALALEDFYATDNHKKRLVLHARDCKRDDSVQAASAAIDLLNNWGVEAILGPQTSQSAEFVANLGSSARVPIISFTATSPSLSSTNTPYFIRTAQTDAAQIEALVAVIKACQWRQVVPVYEDSAFGAGLIPFLTDALQQIGVAVPNRTLVPPSPTNGDVIDQKLDDLNGMETRVFVVHMTHMLGAQFFRKVHEKGMMSEGYVWIITNSVGDMFEFMNATDIAHMGGVVGVKTHILPSKYLTEFTEKWRHRFRSDNPGTEPPSELNKFAIWAHDTVFALASAVERVAGAGSSNFLPIRDRNSTNGFQTLGTSPSGKELLHAVQETTKIKGLFSEFKLNNGQLQSGAFKIINVVERGAKVIGFWKPGFGLSKNFKVKNQQQNRSSLDASSVLTGSVTWPGGSREVPRGWEIPKGKTLKIGVPVLQDYKEFVDVQNNGTVVTGFCIDVFKAVVASLNYNVTYVLSPFSDSSGKMLGTYDELVHQVYLKKYDAVMGDTTIIANRSKYVDFTLPYLESGVSMIVPVQPRDDNAWVFLKPMTRPLWLTTGAFFVLTGIVVWILERGCSGSEFQGPPSEQTGKVFYFIFSTLVFAQKEKLVSNLSRVVVIVWVFVVLILTSSYTASLTSMLTAQQLQPSVTDPQTLIRNKNRIGFRNGTFVVHLLNRLNVDPAKIKQFEDMETVADALTKGDKHPEGIAAFFDEIPYNKIFLQKHCGKYTMAGPVYKNAGFGFAFPKGSPLVSDISRAILNVTEGEQMAKIEKEWGMSNKTECANVETEKISSSLSLSSFWGLFLITGTTSLGALIIGTISILHQYNKRELGTFPSLDSEFKSLWRKLLDFVRYFDEKDLTSLAFKNRVMTVDGNQTDAATSEYQSQGQSPMSMDVPCVLYEDANFTDQDDPSVHDHLQTREDANGNNSNSLSVLQ from the exons ATGAGCTCTTCAAAATACATGGcactccttcttcctccttttctcctCCTGTTGGCGCTCCAGAATTGCCCGCTCTCTCATGCCGCAAACAAGTCTGCAGTCCCTGTAAACGTCGGCTTGATCCTCGACTTCGAGTCCCAAGTAGGGAAGATCAGCCACACTTGCATCGCCCTCGCTCTGGAAGATTTCTATGCCACAGACAACCACAAGAAAAGGTTGGTTCTTCACGCACGCGACTGCAAGAGAGATGATTCTGTTCAGGCTGCTTCTGCGG CCATTGATCTACTGAACAACTGGGGGGTGGAGGCCATTCTCGGACCACAAACGTCGCAATCTGCAGAGTTCGTGGCAAATTTAGGAAGCAGTGCTCGAGTGCCAATTATTTCCTTCACCGCAACCAGCCCCTCACTCTCGTCCACCAACACACCTTACTTTATCCGGACTGCACAAACAGATGCAGCCCAAATTGAGGCCCTAGTTGCAGTCATTAAAGCTTGTCAATGGCGTCAAGTCGTGCCAGTGTACGAAGACTCGGCCTTCGGCGCCGGGTTGATTCCATTCTTAACAGATGCCCTTCAGCAGATCGGTGTTGCAGTTCCCAACAGAACACTGGTCCCACCTTCGCCCACAAATGGAGACGTCATTGATCAAAAGCTGGATGACCTTAACGGAATGGAGACGAGGGTCTTCGTGGTGCACATGACTCATATGCTTGGGGCTCAATTCTTTCGGAAAGTGCATGAAAAAGGAATGATGAGTGAAGGGTATGTGTGGATCATCACCAATTCAGTAGGTGACATGTTCGAATTCATGAATGCCACAGACATAGCACATATGGGTGGTGTTGTTGGAGTAAAGACCCACATACTGCCATCCAAATATTTGACAGAATTCACAGAAAAATGGAGGCATAGGTTCCGGTCAGACAATCCAGGGACCGAACCGCCAAGTGAGCTCAACAAGTTCGCCATATGGGCCCATGACACTGTGTTTGCATTAGCTTCCGCTGTAGAGCGAGTCGCCGGAGCAGGGAGTTCCAACTTCCTTCCAATCAGAGACCGGAATTCGACGAATGGTTTCCAAACGTTGGGGACTTCTCCTTCTGGTAAAGAACTGTTGCATGCAGTTCAGGAGACCACCAAGATCAAAGGACTATTCAGTGAATTCAAACTGAACAATGGGCAGCTGCAGTCTGGagctttcaagataatcaatgtGGTGGAGCGTGGTGCCAAGGTGATCGGATTCTGGAAACCAGGTTTCGGGCTATCGAAGAATTTCAAAGTGAAAAACCAACAACAAAATAGGAGCAGTTTAGATGCGAGCAGTGTCCTCACTGGATCAGTAACTTGGCCTGGTGGATCAAGGGAAGTTCCTAGAGGTTGGGAAATTCCCAAGGGGAAGACGCTGAAAATTGGAGTGCCAGTACTACAGGATTACAAGGAGTTTGTAGATGTACAGAATAATGGAACTGTGGTGACGGGATTTTGCATAGATGTGTTCAAGGCAGTTGTCGCTTCCTTGAACTACAACGTTACATATGTTCTTTCACCTTTCAGTGACTCTAGTGGGAAGATGTTGGGGACCTACGATGAACTTGTACACCAGGTCTACCTTAAG AAGTATGACGCAGTAATGGGTGACACAACAATCATCGCCAACAGGTCCAAGTACGTGGACTTCACTTTGCCCTACTTGGAGTCGGGGGTGTCCATGATTGTACCAGTCCAGCCCCGTGACGACAATGCGTGGGTGTTCTTGAAGCCCATGACCCGGCCATTGTGGCTGACCACCGGCGCCTTCTTCGTCCTCACTGGGATCGTGGTGTGGATTCTAGAGCGGGGTTGTAGCGGGTCTGAATTCCAGGGGCCGCCCTCTGAGCAAACCGGCAAAGTCTTCTATTTTATCTTCTCCACCTTGGTGTTCGCACAAA AGGAGAAACTCGTAAGCAATCTGTCTCGCGTGGTGGTGATCGTCTGGGTGTTCGTGGTTTTGATTCTGACGTCGAGTTACACCGCCAGCTTGACCTCCATGCTCACCGCGCAGCAGCTTCAGCCGTCTGTCACGGACCCCCAAACGCtaataagaaataagaacagGATAGGATTCAGAAATGGGACGTTCGTGGTTCATCTGTTGAACCGTTTGAACGTGGATCCGGCAAAAATCAAGCAGTTCGAAGACATGGAGACGGTCGCAGACGCGCTAACGAAAGGTGATAAGCATCCCGAAGGAATCGCTGCTTTCTTTGATGAAATTCCATACAATAAAATCTTCCTGCAAAAGCACTGTGGCAAATACACCATGGCTGGTCCTGTTTACAAGAATGCTGGCTTCGGATTT GCATTCCCAAAAGGATCGCCCTTGGTTTCTGACATTTCTCGCGCAATTTTGAACGTGACGGAGGGAGAACAAATGGCAAAGATAGAGAAAGAGTGGGGTATGAGCAACAAAACTGAATGCGCGAATGTAGAAACAGAGAAGATCTCAAGTAGCCTGTCCCTTTCTAGCTTCTGGGGTCTCTTTCTCATAACCGGAACTACTTCACTTGGGGCTCTCATCATCGGCACCATTTCAATCTTACATCAATATAACAAGAGGGAGTTAGGAACCTTCCCATCTCTTGACTCAGAGTTCAAAAGCCTATGGCGGAAACTGCTGGACTTTGTTAGATACTTCGATGAGAAGGATCTCACCTCCCTTGCCTTTAAGAACAGAGTGATGACAGTGGACGGAAACCAGACTGATGCCGCTACTAGTGAGTACCAATCCCAGGGACAGAGCCCGATGAGTATGGATGTACCATGTGTGCTTTACGAAGATGCCAACTTCACGGACCAGGACGATCCCTCAGTCCATGACCATTTGCAGACTCGCGAAGATGCCAACGGCAACAACTCGAACTCGTTATCAGTATTACAGTAG
- the LOC116252177 gene encoding 40S ribosomal protein S13 encodes MGRMHSRGKGISSSALPYKRTPPSWLKISSQDVDENICKFAKKGLTPSQIGVILRDSHGIAQVKSVTGSKILRILKAHGLAPEIPEDLYHLIKKAVAIRKHLERNRKDKDSKFRLILVESRIHRLARYYKRTKKLVPVWKYEAATANTLVS; translated from the exons ATGGGTCGTATGCACAGTCGCGG AAAGGGTATCTCTTCGTCTGCCCTGCCGTACAAGAGGACCCCTCCAAGCTGGCTCAAGATCTCATCTCAAGAT GTTGACGAGAACATATGCAAATTTGCTAAGAAGGGCTTGACTCCATCTCAGATTGGTGTCATTCTTCGTGACTCACATGGTATTGCACAAGTCAAAAGTGTGACTGGGAGTAAGATCCTCAGGATTCTGAAGGCTCATG GCCTTGCACCTGAAATCCCTGAGGACTTGTACCATCTCATTAAGAAGGCTGTTGCTATTAGGAAGCACCTCGAGAGGAACCGCAAGGATAAGGATTCTAAGTTCAGACTGATCTTGGTTGAGAGCAGGATTCATCGGCTGGCTCGTTACTACAAGAGAACAAAGAAACTTGTCCCTGTCTGGAAATA TGAAGCTGCCACTGCAAACACTTTGGTGTCTTAG
- the LOC116252074 gene encoding glutamate receptor 2.7-like has translation MKTTNFFLSFFVFLYQSIGFCVAVNQSAIPVKFGLILNMSCPVGKMSSLCVSMALEDFYSEGNHAKRLVLRLRDSQEDSLAAASAALDLLKKEEVEAIVGPQNSGETDFVANLGGKAQVPTISFSATSPLLSSMKTPYFIRGAQNDAAQVGAIADIFKSTEWRRVVLVYEDNDYGRGMIPSLADAFQGIGVITTYRSDIPPSASDLYIERELYKMMTMQTRVFVVHMGSVLGAQFFRLVHKLGMMSTGYAWIVTNGVGNLLGNMDPSLIGSMRGVIGLQTHVPRSKKLDDFKVRWMSKSNNSSLNVYGLWAYDTIWALALAAESSDAGKSKYRYSNGSANSSDPFTFGVSPTGAGLLKAILSSNFKGLSGDFRLAGGELQATTFQLVNLVGKGKFNIVGYWDSIHRLRNLAGESNLGSVTWPGGGSEAPKGWVTPTNGKTLKILVPMKDGFSEFVNVQDSAPKVTGYSIDVFKDVVKALPYALPYEFVPYGNKSGDNDWPYDVLIDQIYKKMYDGLVGDVTIIGNRSKYVDFTLPYSDSGVSMIVPVKATNRKKAGVFLEPLTPQLWGVSAAFFVFTGIVIWALEHRINPNFRGPPSEQIGLIFYYAFSTMVFAHNERLASNLARVVVVIWVFVVLILTSSYTASLASILTVQQFQPEATDLQALINQGQKIGYQSGSFVKDMLKMKNARDEQVVALSTDQEYADALLNETVAAIVDEIPYIKVFLSKHCRGFMIVGPTYKTDGFGFVFPKGSPLVSDVSSAILNVTEGESMSKIERSWLGSQTTCADAQDQLTSNRLPLYSFRGLFLLTGTVSLGAVIIFFFLFVLDYLKSNAPRRQGFWQTTLSVVKHFDTKDLSSNTFRKETQKTTGTMRRNSSKVHDVPIEDHDLQNESHGSPTVTPSSLEAEGNQVPDQEIREENTSVHEGYIQLVAQR, from the exons ATGAAGACCaccaatttctttctttccttcttcgtcttcctctaCCAGTCAATTGGCTTCTGCGTTGCTGTGAATCAGTCTGCAATTCCTGTGAAATTTGGGTTAATTCTGAACATGAGCTGTCCAGTGGGAAAGATGAGCAGCCTGTGCGTGTCCATGGCGTTGGAAGATTTCTATTCTGAAGGCAACCACGCAAAAAGATTGGTTCTCCGACTGCGCGACTCCCAAGAGGATTCCCTTGCCGCTGCATCTGCCG CTCTGGATCTCTTGAAGAAGGAAGAGGTGGAAGCCATTGTTGGTCCACAAAATTCTGGAGAAACCGACTTCGTGGCCAATTTGGGAGGCAAAGCTCAAGTGCCCACCATTTCTTTCAGCGCAACAAGTCCGCTGCTCTCCTCCATGAAGACACCATACTTCATCCGAGGCGCTCAAAACGACGCCGCTCAGGTGGGCGCCATCGCCGACATCTTCAAATCTACAGAATGGAGGAGAGTGGTCCTCGTCTACGAAGACAACGACTATGGCCGGGGGATGATCCCTTCTCTAGCCGACGCATTTCAAGGAATCGGCGTGATCACCACATACAGGTCCGACATCCCCCCCTCTGCGTCAGACCTCTACATAGAGCGCGAGCTCTACAAGATGATGACCATGCAGACCAGGGTCTTCGTGGTGCACATGGGTTCGGTCCTTGGAGCCCAGTTCTTCCGGCTGGTGCACAAGCTTGGCATGATGAGCACAGGCTATGCTTGGATCGTCACTAATGGCGTGGGAAATCTATTGGGGAACATGGACCCATCTCTGATCGGTTCCATGCGAGGGGTTATTGGATTACAGACCCATGTGCCTCGATCCAAGAAGCTTGATGACTTTAAGGTAAGATGGATGAGCAAGTCCAATAACTCGAGCCTCAATGTCTACGGGCTATGGGCCTACGACACCATCTGGGCATTAGCTTTAGCAGCTGAGAGTTCAGACGCCGGAAAATCCAAGTATAGGTATTCGAATGGGTCGGCAAATTCATCGGACCCCTTCACTTTTGGAGTTTCTCCGACAGGTGCAGGTCTCCTTAAGGCAATCCTGAGCAGCAATTTCAAGGGGCTGAGCGGCGACTTCCGGCTTGCCGGCGGCGAGCTGCAGGCGACCACATTCCAATTGGTGAACCTTGTGGGCAAAGGAAAGTTCAACATTGTTGGGTACTGGGACTCCATACATCGGCTTCGGAATCTTGCCGGCGAGTCGAATCTGGGCTCGGTGACTTGGCCTGGTGGAGGGTCGGAGGCTCCCAAGGGCTGGGTCACGCCAACGAACGGCAAGACCTTGAAGATCTTGGTTCCGATGAAGGATGGGTTCAGTGAGTTCGTGAATGTGCAGGACAGCGCTCCCAAGGTCACAGGGTACAGCATAGACGTATTCAAGGATGTGGTAAAAGCGCTGCCTTATGCCTTGCCCTACGAGTTCGTGCCCTATGGAAACAAGAGCGGGGACAACGATTGGCCCTACGACGTCCTTATTGATCAGATTTACAAGAAG ATGTACGATGGATTGGTTGGGGACGTGACGATCATAGGGAACCGATCAAAGTACGTGGACTTCACATTGCCTTATTCGGACTCGGGGGTGTCCATGATCGTGCCCGTTAAAGCGACTAACAGGAAGAAGGCCGGGGTGTTCCTGGAGCCACTAACGCCGCAGCTCTGGGGGGTCTCCGCCGCCTTCTTCGTCTTTACCGGAATTGTGATCTGGGCGTTGGAGCATAGAATCAATCCGAATTTCAGGGGTCCGCCGTCCGAGCAGATAGGGTTGATCTTCTACTATGCCTTCTCAACCATGGTCTTTGCCCACA ATGAAAGGTTGGCTAGCAACTTGGCTCGCGTGGTGGTTGTGATTTGGGTGTTCGTGGTTTTGATCCTGACGTCGAGCTACACTGCTAGCTTGGCATCCATACTCACAGTTCAGCAGTTTCAGCCGGAAGCCACAGACCTGCAGGCCCTAATTAATCAAGGACAAAAGATCGGCTACCAGTCAGGGTCCTTCGTGAAGGACATGCTGAAGATGAAGAATGCCAGGGATGAACAGGTCGTGGCCCTAAGCACAGACCAAGAATACGCAGACGCTCTTCTAAACGAAACTGTAGCTGCCATAGTCGATGAGATCCCATACATCAAAGTGTTTCTCTCCAAGCATTGCCGTGGATTCATGATAGTTGGTCCAACCTACAAGACTGATGGTTTTGGCTTT GTTTTCCCAAAGGGATCCCCACTGGTTTCAGACGTTTCTAGTGCAATTCTGAATGTGACTGAGGGCGAGTCCATGTCCAAGATAGAGAGGAGTTGGCTCGGCAGCCAGACCACATGTGCAGATGCTCAAGACCAACTGACCTCCAATAGACTACCACTGTACAGTTTTAGGGGCCTCTTTCTACTCACTGGAACAGTTTCACTCGGGGCAgtcatcatcttctttttcctctttgtaCTCGACTATCTCAAGAGCAACGCTCCAAGAAGACAAGGTTTCTGGCAAACGACATTATCAGTAGTTAAGCACTTTGACACCAAGGATCTGTCCTCCAACACCTTTAGAAAGGAAACGCAGAAGACGACTGGTACTATGAGAAGAAACAGCTCCAAAGTTCACGATGTCCCGATTGAAGATCATGATTTGCAGAATGAAAGCCATGGAAGCCCCACAGTAACACCGTCTTCTCTCGAAGCAGAGGGAAACCAGGTGCCTGATCAGGAGATAAGAGAGGAAAATACATCTGTTCATGAAGGCTACATTCAGCTTGTTGCGCAGCGCTAA